One genomic segment of Hordeum vulgare subsp. vulgare chromosome 2H, MorexV3_pseudomolecules_assembly, whole genome shotgun sequence includes these proteins:
- the LOC123426878 gene encoding probable protein phosphatase 2C 41, which translates to MARFCCFGAGCSELTGHASASSGKGKGCQGQVKVSYGFSLVRGKTNHPMEDFHVAELAEVKGNELGLFAIYDGHLGDTVPAYLQKNLFPNILNEEEFWTHPDRAITKAYEKTDQAILSHTPDLGQGGSTAVTAILINGRKLWVANVGDSRAVLLKGGEAIQMSIDHDPNAERGAIENRGGFVSNMPGDVPRVCGQLAVSRAFGDRNLKSLLKSEPDVKVEDIDHTAELVVLASDGVWKVMNNREAVDVVKKYKDPQTAAKQLIAEAVKRDSKDDISCVVVRFKM; encoded by the exons ATGGCGAGGTTTTGCTGCTTCGGCGCTGGCTGCTCCGAG CTGACAGGGCATGCATCGGCCTCCTCTGGTAAAGGGAAAGGCTGTCAGGGCCAAGTCAAGGTTAGCTACGGGTTTAGCCTTGTAAGAGGAAAGACAAACCATCCGATGGAGGATTTTCATGTCGCAGAGCTTGCTGAAGTGAAAGGAAACGAGCTTGGTCTTTTTGCTATTTATGATGGTCATTTAGGTGACACTGTTCCTGCATACCTACAGAAAAATTTGTTTCCTAATATTTTGAACGAG GAAGAGTTTTGGACACATCCAGACAGAGCAATCACAAAGGCTTATGAAAAGACAGACCAGGCTATTCTGTCACATACTCCAGATCTGGGACAAGGTGGCTCCACTGCTGTAACTGCCATCCTTATAAATGGCAGGAAGTTGTGGGTAGCTAATGTTGGGGATTCACGGGCTGTTCTTCTGAAAGGAGGCGAGGCCATACAGATGTCAATTGACCATGATCCAAATGCCGAGCGTGGCGCTATTGAAAACAGGGGTGGTTTTGTTTCAAATATGCCAG GAGATGTTCCTAGAGTCTGTGGTCAGTTGGCCGTGTCCAGAGCTTTTGGGGACAGGAACCTAAAATCACTTTTGAAATCAGAGCCTGATGTGAAAGTCGAAGATATTGATCACACTGCTGAGCTAGTTGTCCTTGCAAGCGATGGAGTTTGGAAG GTAATGAACAACCGGGAAGCAGTTGATGTGGTGAAAAAATACAAGGACCCACAAACAGCTGCCAAGCAATTAATCGCCGAAGCGGTGAAAAGAGACAGTAAAGATGATATATCATGCGTAGTTGTTCGGTTCAAGATGTAA